In Brevibacillus brevis NBRC 100599, a single genomic region encodes these proteins:
- a CDS encoding sulfurtransferase TusA family protein — protein sequence MADMVVDTKGLACPMPIVKAKKAMDGMQSGQTMEVLSTDKGSLNDFTAWVKQTGNELVSHEVENGVYKFLVKKL from the coding sequence ATGGCGGATATGGTGGTAGATACAAAAGGCCTGGCTTGCCCGATGCCAATCGTCAAAGCAAAAAAAGCAATGGACGGAATGCAATCTGGTCAAACCATGGAGGTACTCTCGACGGACAAAGGCTCTCTGAACGACTTCACCGCTTGGGTCAAGCAAACCGGGAATGAGCTGGTTTCCCATGAGGTTGAGAACGGTGTATACAAATTTTTAGTGAAAAAGCTGTAG